A window of Staphylococcus sp. 17KM0847 contains these coding sequences:
- a CDS encoding NAD kinase — MRYVILSKGDAKSEALKHKMMRHMQDFQMVEDAEDPEIVISVGGDGTLLQAFHQYSHMLSRCAFVGIHTGHLGFYADWLPHEVEKLIIEIHNSDFQVIAYPLLEIIVRYNDKGYETRYLALNEATMKTEDGTTLVVDLDLRGQHFERFRGDGLCISTPSGSTAYNKALGGALIHPSLEAIQIAEIASINNRVFRTVGSPLVLPKHHTCHVKPVNHDVILTTIDHVSVKHKNVNAIQYRVANEKIRFARFRPFPFWKRVHDSFISSGDDM, encoded by the coding sequence ATGCGTTATGTCATCTTGTCAAAGGGAGATGCGAAGTCTGAAGCGTTGAAACATAAAATGATGCGTCATATGCAAGATTTTCAGATGGTAGAGGATGCAGAAGATCCAGAAATCGTTATTTCTGTTGGAGGGGATGGAACACTATTACAGGCGTTTCACCAATATAGTCACATGTTATCACGCTGTGCATTTGTAGGTATACATACCGGTCATTTGGGCTTTTATGCAGATTGGCTTCCACACGAAGTAGAAAAGTTGATTATTGAAATCCATAACTCAGATTTTCAAGTGATTGCTTACCCATTATTAGAAATTATTGTGCGCTATAATGATAAAGGCTACGAAACGCGTTACTTGGCGCTGAACGAAGCAACGATGAAGACAGAAGATGGCACGACATTAGTTGTAGATTTAGACTTACGCGGACAACATTTTGAACGCTTTCGTGGGGATGGATTGTGTATATCTACACCATCAGGGTCTACCGCGTATAATAAAGCATTGGGTGGTGCATTGATTCATCCATCACTAGAAGCCATTCAAATAGCGGAGATTGCATCTATTAATAACCGTGTGTTCCGTACAGTAGGCTCGCCACTCGTTTTACCGAAACATCATACATGCCACGTCAAGCCAGTGAATCATGATGTTATTTTAACAACAATTGATCATGTGAGTGTAAAACATAAAAATGTTAATGCCATTCAGTATCGTGTAGCCAATGAAAAAATTCGCTTTGCACGTTTTCGACCTTTTCCGTTCTGGAAACGTGTACATGATTCCTTTATTTCCAGTGGTGATGACATGTGA